In a genomic window of Roseiflexus castenholzii DSM 13941:
- a CDS encoding sugar phosphate isomerase/epimerase family protein, with protein MRFAYFTAGMPELTPDEAVSALRDAGYDGIEWRVTDQTPSADGRPGFWTGNRCTWPMATFVVDAPRIRALTEGAGLAMPNVGTYVTCNDLPAVEQALQGAAALGAPCARINVPRYDGVSPYLSLRDRSRAQYREVAAMARQYGVRALIEIHMGNITPSASAAAAFLDGFDPGEVGAIHDAGNMVYEGYEQYRLGLEALGPYLAHVHIKNARWERTGARDDGSVEWRATFAPLRKGVADIAALIRALKAVGYDGWLSFEDFSTERPLAERIVDNLAYVKNLLGRL; from the coding sequence GTGCGTTTTGCCTACTTCACTGCCGGCATGCCGGAATTGACCCCCGACGAGGCGGTTTCGGCGTTGCGCGATGCGGGCTACGACGGGATCGAATGGCGGGTGACCGATCAGACGCCATCGGCGGATGGCCGCCCCGGATTCTGGACAGGAAACCGATGCACATGGCCAATGGCAACCTTCGTCGTCGATGCTCCGCGCATTCGCGCACTGACCGAGGGCGCAGGGCTGGCGATGCCGAATGTAGGAACATATGTGACCTGCAATGATCTCCCGGCGGTGGAGCAGGCATTGCAGGGCGCGGCTGCGCTCGGCGCCCCCTGCGCCCGGATCAACGTTCCGCGGTACGACGGCGTCTCTCCCTATCTCTCATTGCGTGACCGCAGCCGGGCGCAGTACCGTGAGGTGGCGGCGATGGCGCGGCAGTATGGTGTGCGGGCGCTGATCGAAATCCATATGGGGAACATCACACCAAGCGCCAGCGCAGCGGCAGCATTCCTGGACGGGTTCGATCCCGGCGAGGTTGGCGCGATCCACGATGCGGGCAATATGGTCTACGAAGGATACGAGCAGTATCGGCTGGGGCTGGAGGCGCTGGGACCCTACCTGGCGCACGTGCACATCAAGAACGCGCGGTGGGAACGCACCGGCGCCCGTGACGACGGCAGCGTCGAATGGCGCGCCACATTTGCGCCATTGCGCAAAGGAGTCGCCGACATTGCAGCGCTCATCCGGGCGCTCAAGGCGGTCGGGTACGATGGTTGGCTTTCGTTCGAGGATTTCTCTACCGAGCGACCGCTCGCTGAACGGATTGTCGACAACCTGGCGTATGTCAAAAACCTGTTGGGGCGGCTCTGA
- a CDS encoding cyclase family protein encodes MKIFDLSVPTEMSPSEVEPVQVEHIDHKQTAAFMASFFGATVDDLPEGNGWANDQVTIRAHAGTHVDAPWHYYPTCGGARARTIDEMPLEWFYGDGVVLDMRHKPRGGLIEIDDLRAALDTIGYTLKPGDIVLIQTGADKLWGQAEYFAAGAGMSAAATRWLIEQGIRTMGIDAWGWDQPFWAMKERYQQTGDPSVIWEAHRVGRDMEYCHIEKLANLDALPRPFGFKVACFPVKLTGGSAGWTRVVAIFEDL; translated from the coding sequence ATGAAAATCTTCGATCTCAGCGTGCCGACCGAGATGAGTCCCAGCGAAGTCGAGCCGGTGCAGGTCGAACATATCGACCATAAGCAGACGGCAGCGTTCATGGCGAGTTTCTTCGGGGCAACGGTTGATGACCTGCCGGAAGGCAACGGATGGGCGAACGATCAGGTGACGATTCGCGCCCATGCCGGCACGCACGTTGATGCGCCATGGCACTATTACCCGACGTGCGGCGGCGCGCGCGCCCGCACGATCGACGAAATGCCGCTCGAATGGTTCTACGGCGATGGCGTCGTGCTCGATATGCGTCACAAGCCGCGTGGCGGTCTCATCGAGATCGACGATCTGCGCGCAGCACTCGATACAATCGGGTATACCCTCAAACCGGGCGATATTGTGCTCATCCAGACCGGCGCCGACAAACTGTGGGGACAGGCGGAGTATTTCGCGGCTGGCGCCGGGATGAGCGCTGCTGCGACCCGCTGGCTGATCGAACAGGGCATCCGCACCATGGGTATCGACGCCTGGGGATGGGATCAACCATTCTGGGCAATGAAGGAGCGTTACCAGCAGACCGGCGACCCCTCGGTGATTTGGGAGGCGCACCGCGTCGGGCGCGACATGGAGTACTGCCATATTGAGAAACTCGCCAATCTGGACGCGCTGCCACGCCCATTTGGATTCAAGGTCGCATGTTTTCCGGTCAAACTGACCGGCGGCAGCGCCGGATGGACGCGTGTTGTGGCGATCTTCGAGGATTTATGA
- a CDS encoding ABC transporter ATP-binding protein, whose amino-acid sequence MLQGINITKRFGGVTALRNVSFIVNAGELVGLIGPNGSGKSTLFSVISGFHPPDEGAVIFEGRTITGFPSHAVARLGIARTFQIVRPFTGMTVIENVRVGALYGRGERSVATADRRARELVEFVGLRQRADVPARNLTLAEKKRLEIARALSIQPRLLLLDEVFAGLNPAEVRSAIDLIARIRREFGVTIIMVEHVLKALMETCERVIVLSSGEKIAEGAPAEIAADPHVVSVYLGKAYATG is encoded by the coding sequence ATGCTTCAGGGCATCAACATCACCAAACGTTTTGGCGGCGTGACGGCGCTCCGCAATGTCAGTTTCATAGTGAACGCCGGAGAACTCGTGGGATTGATCGGTCCGAATGGATCGGGCAAAAGCACGCTGTTCAGTGTCATCTCTGGGTTTCACCCGCCCGACGAGGGCGCCGTTATCTTCGAGGGGCGCACAATTACCGGCTTCCCGTCGCACGCTGTTGCGCGCCTGGGGATCGCACGCACCTTCCAGATTGTGCGTCCCTTCACCGGCATGACCGTCATCGAGAATGTGCGCGTTGGGGCGCTCTACGGGCGCGGCGAACGCAGCGTGGCAACCGCCGACCGGCGTGCCAGGGAACTGGTCGAGTTCGTCGGGTTGAGGCAGCGCGCCGATGTCCCGGCGCGCAACCTGACGCTGGCGGAAAAAAAACGCCTGGAGATCGCGCGCGCCCTTTCGATCCAGCCCCGGTTGCTCCTGCTCGATGAGGTCTTTGCCGGTCTCAACCCGGCGGAAGTGCGCAGCGCCATCGATCTGATCGCCCGGATTCGCAGGGAATTCGGCGTGACGATCATCATGGTCGAACACGTGCTCAAGGCGCTGATGGAAACCTGCGAGCGCGTCATCGTCCTGAGCTCCGGCGAAAAGATCGCCGAAGGCGCGCCGGCCGAGATCGCAGCCGATCCGCACGTGGTCAGCGTCTATTTGGGAAAGGCGTATGCTACAGGTTGA
- a CDS encoding branched-chain amino acid ABC transporter permease, with protein MRRALAGSFTLTSPDVAIGVGLALAFAAVPLAAPSAYILSFLLTIFMYGALAGSWNIIGGYAGYLSFGHAAFFGLGAYTTALLLFYFGWSPFLTLPLAGGVAALFAALVGYPCLRLRGPYFSLVTLILGLAMYSLTLNLPFTQGSTGLFLPFLKVDIYTSHVIFYEIMLALLVVVTAVLRQIARTKMGIGLAAIREDEDAAGTLGVDATRLKLQAFMLSAFLTGLVGGVYSYYKSYLDPSFVFATSISITIVLMALFGGRLTWYGPLVGALVLSAVNEVLTTQAPPQTARIVFGALLIGVIMFLPDGLMSIVQRRVRSQTRSHGGGIR; from the coding sequence ATGCGGCGCGCTCTGGCAGGTTCGTTCACTCTAACATCGCCAGATGTGGCAATCGGCGTCGGGCTGGCGCTGGCGTTTGCTGCCGTTCCGCTTGCCGCTCCGAGCGCGTATATCCTGAGTTTTCTGCTCACGATCTTCATGTACGGCGCACTGGCAGGCAGCTGGAATATCATCGGCGGCTATGCCGGGTACCTGAGTTTCGGTCATGCGGCGTTCTTTGGGTTGGGCGCCTACACCACAGCGCTCCTGCTCTTCTATTTCGGCTGGTCGCCTTTCCTGACGCTGCCACTGGCGGGGGGAGTTGCAGCGCTGTTTGCGGCGCTGGTCGGATATCCCTGCCTGCGCCTGCGGGGACCATACTTCAGCCTGGTGACCCTCATCCTTGGACTGGCAATGTATTCGCTCACGCTCAATCTGCCGTTCACCCAGGGTTCGACCGGATTGTTCCTGCCGTTTCTGAAGGTGGATATCTACACCAGCCATGTCATCTTCTATGAAATCATGCTGGCGCTGCTGGTCGTTGTGACGGCAGTGCTGCGACAGATCGCGCGCACGAAAATGGGTATCGGGCTGGCCGCCATTCGCGAAGATGAGGACGCGGCAGGGACGCTCGGCGTCGATGCAACTCGTCTCAAATTGCAGGCATTCATGCTCAGCGCATTCTTGACGGGTCTGGTCGGGGGCGTGTATTCTTACTATAAAAGTTATCTCGATCCCTCATTCGTCTTCGCAACATCGATCTCAATAACGATTGTCCTGATGGCGCTCTTCGGCGGTCGGTTGACATGGTATGGACCGTTGGTCGGCGCGCTTGTCCTTTCGGCAGTCAACGAAGTTCTGACAACACAAGCGCCGCCGCAAACGGCGCGGATCGTGTTCGGCGCGCTGCTGATCGGCGTCATCATGTTTCTGCCGGATGGATTGATGTCCATCGTTCAACGCAGGGTCCGGTCTCAGACCCGATCCCACGGAGGAGGAATACGATGA
- a CDS encoding GntR family transcriptional regulator codes for MSSVRINKASPPTVAQYVLETVRADILNGRYPMNSRLDQQAIAAELGVSIIPVRECLRQLEAEGLVQISPRRGVFVVELSVDEFREIYSIREVLEELAIHKALPHFTPAHLDYVRQINARFVQSIHDRAYSTALEINQEFHLALYEPAQQPLLLDLISSLSTRSMRYRQIYVNLPNRAQQAIIDHETILAACRAGDIVAAGEAVRGHLRRTLEGVLATLKVPHETKS; via the coding sequence GTGTCGTCGGTGCGAATCAATAAAGCCAGCCCGCCAACAGTTGCGCAGTATGTGCTCGAAACCGTGCGCGCCGATATACTGAACGGGCGATATCCGATGAACTCGCGGCTTGATCAGCAGGCGATCGCCGCTGAACTCGGCGTGAGCATCATCCCGGTGCGCGAGTGCCTTCGGCAACTCGAAGCCGAAGGGTTGGTGCAGATTTCACCCCGGCGCGGCGTGTTTGTCGTCGAACTCTCCGTTGACGAATTTCGCGAAATCTATAGCATCCGTGAAGTGCTGGAAGAACTGGCAATTCACAAAGCCCTGCCCCATTTTACTCCGGCGCATCTCGATTATGTCCGTCAGATCAATGCGCGTTTCGTTCAGTCGATCCACGACCGGGCATACTCAACAGCGCTGGAGATCAATCAGGAGTTTCACCTGGCGCTCTATGAACCGGCGCAACAACCATTGCTGCTCGACCTGATTTCGAGTCTGTCGACCCGCTCAATGCGCTACCGCCAGATTTATGTCAATCTACCAAACCGTGCGCAACAGGCGATTATCGATCACGAGACGATCCTCGCCGCCTGTCGCGCCGGAGACATCGTTGCAGCAGGGGAGGCGGTGCGCGGACATCTCCGGCGCACACTGGAAGGCGTTCTTGCAACCCTCAAGGTCCCACACGAGACCAAATCATAG
- a CDS encoding ABC transporter ATP-binding protein → MLQVEHLNVAYDTLQVLWDVSLEVREGEIVALIGSNGAGKTTLLRTISGLMKPLFGSIRFMGEEIAGLPPHEICRRGVIQVPEGRALFPRMRVLENLELGAYLPAARAQRHETIEYVYHLFPRLKERWRQDAGTLSGGEQQMVAIGRALMARPKLLMLDEPSLGLAPVLVETIMEVLTRLNAEGMTILLVSQEVHQALAIAHRAYVIENGRIVRSGSSRELRDDDAVRSAYLGL, encoded by the coding sequence ATGCTACAGGTTGAGCATCTGAATGTCGCCTACGACACGCTTCAGGTGTTGTGGGACGTTTCGCTGGAGGTGCGCGAAGGCGAGATTGTCGCCCTGATCGGCTCGAACGGCGCCGGCAAAACGACGCTGCTCAGAACGATCTCGGGCTTGATGAAGCCGTTGTTCGGTTCAATCCGCTTTATGGGCGAGGAGATCGCCGGTCTGCCGCCCCACGAGATATGTCGGCGCGGGGTGATCCAGGTTCCTGAAGGACGCGCCTTGTTCCCGCGGATGCGAGTCCTCGAAAATCTAGAACTCGGCGCCTACCTGCCGGCCGCGCGCGCGCAGCGCCACGAGACCATCGAGTATGTCTACCATCTCTTTCCCCGCTTGAAAGAACGCTGGCGACAGGACGCCGGAACCCTCAGCGGCGGTGAGCAACAGATGGTCGCTATCGGGCGAGCGCTCATGGCGCGCCCGAAACTTCTGATGCTCGATGAACCGTCGCTTGGTCTGGCGCCGGTGCTGGTCGAGACGATCATGGAGGTTCTGACGCGCCTGAATGCGGAAGGCATGACGATCCTGCTTGTGTCGCAAGAGGTGCATCAGGCGCTCGCCATCGCGCATCGCGCCTACGTGATCGAAAATGGACGGATTGTGCGCAGCGGATCATCGCGCGAACTGCGCGATGATGACGCTGTGCGCAGTGCATATTTAGGGTTGTAA
- a CDS encoding branched-chain amino acid ABC transporter permease yields MGYELVQSLTSGLLIGSALAVLSVGFSMAWGITHVLNVAHCAFAVLAAYLGYWSLNRWGIDPLLALPVMLPLFFLLGMAMHTLLIRATARRAHDLGLATMVLTFGLGVVMENGMQLAWTPDPRVLKTAYSSLTFTLGPLIVQAPHLVAFGLAGLTIGALYLFAERTFMGRAVRAVWQQPMGAALSGIDLDRVTTIAYGLAVATAAVGGVAMSLLYTFDPASHLSWLVYVFLVVILGGVGSILGSALAGLIIGLIIGASSVFIPLAWNNLVLFGLLIVLLLLRPQGLLQR; encoded by the coding sequence ATGGGGTACGAACTGGTGCAGTCATTGACCAGCGGACTGCTGATCGGCAGCGCACTGGCAGTATTGAGTGTCGGTTTCAGCATGGCATGGGGCATCACGCATGTACTCAACGTTGCACATTGCGCCTTTGCCGTGCTGGCCGCCTACCTCGGCTACTGGTCGCTCAACCGGTGGGGGATCGACCCGCTTCTGGCGCTGCCGGTGATGCTGCCGCTATTCTTTCTGCTTGGCATGGCGATGCATACGCTGCTAATCCGCGCAACCGCGCGACGCGCCCACGATCTGGGGCTGGCGACGATGGTGCTGACCTTCGGGTTGGGCGTGGTGATGGAAAACGGCATGCAACTCGCCTGGACGCCCGATCCGCGCGTGTTGAAGACCGCGTATAGCAGCCTCACTTTCACCCTTGGTCCGCTCATTGTGCAGGCGCCGCACCTGGTGGCATTCGGTCTGGCAGGATTGACGATTGGCGCACTCTATCTGTTCGCCGAACGGACGTTCATGGGCAGGGCGGTACGCGCTGTCTGGCAGCAACCGATGGGCGCGGCGCTGTCGGGGATCGATCTGGATCGGGTGACGACCATCGCCTATGGTCTGGCTGTTGCCACTGCGGCGGTTGGCGGAGTGGCGATGTCGTTGCTCTACACCTTCGACCCCGCTTCACATCTGAGCTGGCTGGTGTATGTGTTTCTGGTGGTCATTCTGGGCGGAGTTGGCAGTATTCTGGGGTCGGCGCTCGCCGGTTTGATCATCGGGTTGATCATCGGCGCCAGTAGTGTCTTCATTCCGCTGGCGTGGAACAATCTGGTGTTGTTTGGATTGCTGATTGTGTTGCTGCTCCTGCGCCCGCAGGGTTTGTTGCAGCGGTAG
- the pruA gene encoding L-glutamate gamma-semialdehyde dehydrogenase, which yields MDLPPFRNEPPTDFNDPANVAAMEQALADVRAQFGRAYPIIIDGERITTGATIASVNPARPSEVVGYAASADVTLAQRAIETAHRRFAEWRRVPVEQRVELLLKAAAAMRARRFELNAWIIYEVSKSWAEADADVAEAIDFCEFYAREMLRLSEPQPLYPIPGEDDRLTYIPLGAGVAIPPWNFPLAIMVGLVTAPVVAGNTIVLKPASTSPIIAAKFMEIMEECGVPPGVVNYLPGPGSSVGDTLVDHPLTRFIGFTGSKDVGIRIFERAAKVHPGQKWLKRTILEMGGKDTIIVDETADLEAAASGVVTSAFGFQGQKCSACSRVVAVEPVYDELLDRVIELTGGLTVGDPAQRGTFMGAVIDERSREKIRWYIEEGVREGGRLAFSGDAPGDGFFVPPTIIADVDPNARISQEEIFGPVLAFIKARDFDEALAIANNTEYGLTGGVYSRSRERLERARDEFHVGNLYFNRKITGAMVGAHPFGGFNMSGTDSKAGGRDYLLLFLQAKTVAEKL from the coding sequence ATGGACCTCCCGCCATTTCGGAATGAACCACCCACCGATTTCAACGATCCCGCCAATGTCGCCGCGATGGAGCAGGCGCTGGCGGATGTCCGCGCGCAGTTTGGGCGCGCTTATCCGATCATTATCGACGGTGAGCGCATCACCACCGGCGCGACGATTGCTTCCGTCAACCCAGCGCGTCCTTCAGAGGTCGTTGGGTATGCGGCGAGCGCCGATGTGACGCTAGCGCAACGCGCCATCGAAACGGCGCACCGCCGCTTCGCCGAATGGCGGCGCGTCCCGGTCGAGCAGCGCGTCGAACTGCTGTTGAAGGCGGCAGCCGCCATGCGCGCGCGTCGCTTCGAATTGAACGCCTGGATTATTTATGAGGTCAGCAAGAGTTGGGCGGAGGCGGATGCCGATGTTGCCGAGGCGATCGACTTCTGCGAGTTCTATGCGCGCGAAATGCTGCGCCTGAGCGAACCGCAACCGCTCTACCCCATCCCCGGCGAAGATGACCGCCTGACCTATATTCCGCTCGGCGCCGGGGTCGCCATTCCGCCGTGGAACTTCCCGCTCGCTATTATGGTCGGGCTGGTGACCGCGCCGGTCGTCGCCGGGAACACGATTGTGCTCAAGCCTGCCTCGACTTCGCCGATTATTGCGGCGAAGTTTATGGAGATCATGGAGGAGTGCGGCGTGCCTCCTGGCGTGGTCAATTATCTTCCCGGTCCCGGCAGCAGCGTCGGCGATACGCTGGTCGATCATCCGCTCACGCGCTTTATCGGTTTCACCGGATCGAAAGATGTTGGCATCCGCATCTTTGAGCGCGCCGCAAAGGTGCATCCCGGTCAGAAATGGCTCAAGCGCACCATTCTGGAGATGGGTGGCAAGGATACCATCATTGTGGACGAAACGGCGGACCTGGAAGCGGCTGCATCTGGGGTTGTCACTTCCGCATTCGGATTCCAGGGGCAGAAGTGCTCCGCCTGCTCGCGGGTCGTGGCGGTCGAGCCGGTCTACGATGAACTGCTCGACCGGGTGATCGAACTGACGGGCGGGTTGACGGTTGGCGATCCGGCGCAGCGCGGGACGTTCATGGGCGCGGTCATCGACGAACGTTCGCGCGAGAAGATTCGCTGGTATATCGAGGAAGGCGTGCGCGAAGGGGGACGGCTGGCGTTCAGCGGCGATGCACCGGGTGACGGGTTCTTTGTGCCGCCCACGATCATCGCCGATGTTGACCCCAATGCGCGCATTTCCCAGGAGGAAATCTTTGGTCCGGTGCTGGCATTTATCAAGGCGCGCGACTTCGATGAGGCGCTGGCGATTGCCAACAATACCGAGTACGGTCTGACCGGCGGGGTCTACTCGCGCTCGCGTGAGCGGTTGGAGCGTGCGCGCGACGAGTTCCACGTTGGCAATCTTTATTTCAACCGCAAGATCACCGGCGCGATGGTCGGCGCGCATCCGTTTGGCGGCTTCAACATGTCGGGCACCGACTCGAAGGCTGGCGGGCGCGATTATCTGCTCCTCTTCCTGCAAGCCAAGACGGTAGCCGAGAAACTGTGA
- a CDS encoding amino acid ABC transporter substrate-binding protein yields MTGHTSRQQMLWTVLLVWIVALIVSACGQAPAAPAPTTAPAAPAPTTAPAAPAPTTAPAAPQGAPIKVGCSLPLTGAFADTGIWVERGYRQWAEDVNAAGGLLGRPVELIIYDDESKTENAVNLLTRIITVDQVDLLCGGYPGTAAAAQMAVAEKNQMVYVSMGGHMASFSQGFTYVFGAPPLMGQWWYEGLYGWLATLPEAERPKKAAIFTINNPVGGAILEPMPEKLKALGIEIVVNERYDVPLTDAAPLVTKAKAAEADIFFANGFFPDSVQIVKAMRALDYNPKLIAQGVGSIIPAWVQELGTDGYYVFSGTAVHPSLPFEGISRLNDVAKAKYEAPVAPIYFIFGYAWMQALQRGVEGAQSLDQTAIRDWLKSNQMTTVAGTFTFDERGLPPPYNYLTQVIDGKVELIWPPDVRTKDPIYPKPAWGK; encoded by the coding sequence ATGACTGGTCACACGTCCCGCCAACAGATGCTCTGGACTGTCCTGCTCGTCTGGATTGTGGCACTCATAGTGAGCGCCTGTGGTCAGGCGCCTGCCGCACCGGCGCCGACCACCGCTCCCGCCGCACCGGCGCCGACCACCGCTCCCGCCGCACCGGCGCCGACCACCGCTCCCGCCGCACCACAGGGAGCGCCGATCAAGGTCGGATGTTCGTTGCCGTTGACCGGCGCATTCGCCGATACCGGCATTTGGGTGGAGCGCGGCTACCGACAGTGGGCTGAAGATGTCAATGCCGCCGGAGGATTACTCGGTCGTCCGGTGGAACTGATTATCTACGACGACGAGAGCAAGACCGAGAATGCCGTCAACCTGCTGACCCGCATCATCACCGTCGATCAGGTCGATCTGCTGTGCGGCGGGTACCCCGGCACAGCCGCCGCAGCGCAAATGGCAGTCGCCGAGAAGAATCAGATGGTCTACGTTTCGATGGGCGGGCATATGGCGTCGTTCTCACAGGGGTTCACCTACGTCTTTGGCGCGCCGCCACTGATGGGGCAGTGGTGGTACGAAGGGTTGTACGGCTGGCTGGCAACGCTGCCCGAAGCGGAACGTCCGAAAAAAGCCGCGATTTTCACGATCAACAATCCGGTCGGCGGCGCCATTTTGGAGCCAATGCCCGAAAAATTGAAGGCGCTGGGGATTGAGATCGTCGTGAATGAACGGTACGACGTGCCGCTGACCGATGCAGCGCCGCTGGTGACGAAAGCAAAAGCAGCGGAAGCGGACATCTTCTTTGCCAACGGCTTCTTCCCCGATAGCGTGCAGATTGTGAAGGCGATGCGCGCGCTCGACTATAATCCCAAACTGATTGCGCAAGGGGTCGGATCGATCATTCCCGCCTGGGTGCAGGAATTGGGAACGGACGGCTACTACGTCTTCTCCGGCACGGCGGTTCACCCGTCGCTGCCGTTCGAGGGCATCTCCCGGCTGAACGACGTCGCCAAAGCGAAGTATGAAGCGCCGGTTGCGCCGATCTATTTTATCTTCGGCTACGCCTGGATGCAGGCATTGCAACGCGGCGTTGAAGGGGCGCAGAGCCTGGATCAGACCGCCATCCGCGACTGGCTGAAATCGAATCAGATGACCACCGTCGCCGGAACGTTCACCTTCGACGAGCGCGGTCTGCCGCCGCCGTACAATTACCTGACCCAGGTGATCGACGGGAAGGTGGAACTGATCTGGCCCCCCGACGTGCGCACGAAAGACCCGATCTATCCCAAACCGGCGTGGGGGAAGTAG
- a CDS encoding BKACE family enzyme, protein MNKVIITAALTGAVTVPTQTPYLPYTIEQLAEDAEQCARAGAAIIHIHARNPANGAPSSDMELFGEILQAIKARTDAVICTTTGGGVGMTPSDRVRVVPMWQPELATCNMGSMNFSVHPAARRFSDSDYKFPWEKQWLLGSEDFIFPNTFASIKHFLIEMKKTNTRPEFEIYDVGHLYNLDFMVREGLVEKPIWLQFVMGVLGGIRATLYDLTHLLDTANRLFGPENYHWSVIGVGYPQQFHMCTAALMLGGHARVGLEDNIFVSRGKLGRNHELVEKIVRIAAEFDREPATPDEVRAFLNLKGKDQVGF, encoded by the coding sequence GTGAACAAGGTCATCATCACTGCCGCGCTGACCGGCGCGGTCACGGTGCCGACCCAGACGCCTTACCTGCCCTATACCATCGAGCAACTGGCGGAAGACGCCGAGCAGTGCGCGCGCGCCGGCGCTGCCATTATTCACATCCACGCGCGCAACCCTGCCAATGGCGCACCATCGTCGGACATGGAACTGTTCGGCGAGATCCTCCAGGCGATTAAAGCCCGCACCGACGCAGTCATCTGCACCACAACCGGCGGCGGGGTCGGGATGACGCCGTCCGATCGGGTGCGGGTCGTGCCGATGTGGCAACCTGAACTGGCGACGTGCAACATGGGTTCGATGAACTTCTCGGTCCATCCGGCAGCGCGGCGCTTTTCCGACAGCGACTACAAGTTTCCCTGGGAAAAACAATGGCTGCTGGGCAGCGAAGATTTCATCTTTCCCAACACCTTCGCCAGTATCAAGCATTTCCTCATCGAAATGAAGAAGACCAACACGCGACCTGAATTCGAGATCTATGATGTTGGTCATCTCTACAACCTCGATTTCATGGTGCGGGAAGGTCTGGTCGAAAAGCCGATCTGGTTGCAGTTTGTGATGGGAGTGCTGGGCGGCATCCGCGCGACACTGTACGACCTGACCCATCTGCTCGATACGGCAAACCGCCTCTTCGGTCCCGAAAACTACCACTGGTCGGTGATCGGTGTCGGGTACCCACAGCAGTTCCATATGTGCACGGCCGCGCTTATGCTCGGCGGCCACGCGCGCGTTGGTCTGGAAGACAATATCTTCGTCAGTCGCGGGAAGCTCGGGCGTAACCATGAACTGGTCGAAAAGATTGTGCGCATTGCGGCGGAGTTCGACCGTGAACCGGCGACGCCCGACGAGGTGCGCGCATTCCTCAACCTGAAAGGGAAGGATCAGGTTGGCTTTTAA